The Alkalinema sp. FACHB-956 genome segment CTAAGGTACACCCTGCTTTGACTACAGAACATCAAGCTATAAGTAAGCTTGTTGCAGAGGATAGGGCCTATGCCCATTATGGACCTCCTGGCGCACATGCAGAATTCAATGCTCTCAACAGAGCATATTGGGCAATAGACCCATCGGGGGCAGTACTTACATCGGCAGACTTATCCTCATTTAACATGACATCCGTTTGGCTAGGCAAGGACGGTCCATATGTCATGCCAAGATGCCCAATTTGTTGGTTTATGACTCCTAATGTTAATTATCTCGGTCCTATTGGTCCAAGATAGTGCGATCGCCCGATCGTATCGGCTGGGTTGAGGATACGAAACACAGTCAGCATCAGGATTTGCAGAATTTAAGGATTAACAGGATTAAGAAACAAAATCGGAGGAAAACAATAAATGCTGGCAGCTAAAATAATCCTGAAAATCCTCCAATCCTCTTAATCCTGATACAGACAATGATCGGCAACGAACTCACCTACAAAACAGAGCAGGATTTTCAGGATTTAAGGATTAATAGGATTAAGAAACAAAATTGGGGAGGAGCAATAAATGCTGGCAAATAAAATAATTCTGGAAATTCTACAATCCCGTAAATCCTGATGCAGACAATTATGAATGTTGGCAACGAACTCACCTACAAGATCATCGGATGCGCCATGAAAGTACATCGAACAATGGGACCCGGATTTCAAGAAGTCATTTACCAGCGTTGCCTCGCCATTGAGCTAGAACGCGCAGGACTCGCCTTCGCCCGCGAACAAGAACAACCCGTCTACTACGACGGCATCCAGGTTGGCACCCGCCGCGCCGATTTCGTCGTGGAAAATAAAGTGGTAGTGGAGCTAAAAGCCGTCGTACAACTCGAAGATGTACACCTCGCCCAAGCCAAAAATTACACCGTCGCCTACAACTTTCCCCTAGGGCTGTTGATTAACTTTGGTAACAAAAGCCTGGAACACAAACTGATATTTAATAATCGTCCGCATCAGGATTTGCAGGATTAGAGAATTAGTAGGATTAAGTACACAAGCATTGATGCAAAATTCTGAATTCTGAGAATTCTAAAAATCCTCAAATCCTAAAAATCCTGATCAATGATTAATTTTTAACCCATTAACCGTATTACCCTATTGAACTACCACATCTAACTGAGGGATATCATCATGGTAGACATTCGGATTAACACCAACGGACTCACTCCGTCCCAGTTCTTCCTCCCCGAACTCACAACTGAAATCCTTGAAGGAGCCAATGAACTCTCCCTCCAGTTAGAACCCCGTGAATACACCTTTCAGATTCCGCAACATCTGGGTCTCGCCGCCAGCTTCAAATTCCAAATCACCCCCAATGGACTGATTGACTACGATCCGATCCATACATTTCTCCGTGGACGTGGCACCACAACCCTGACTGTGCAGGGCTTCCCCATCACTTTTGCCTTCGACGCAAGATCTCCCCTGTCCCACGATCTGATGCTCAATGGGGCTAAGGATGTTATCCTCTCCCGCACGCAAACCCACCACTCATTAAACCTCATCCCCGGTACAGGCTATAGTTTTCGAGCCACGCCAGACACAATTGCTGACTTCTCGTTTCACGTAGACCCCAACGGCGAAGTTAAGATCGCTGAACAGTACAAAGATTTTGCCAAAACGGACGGAAACACCCTGACCATCTCTGGCTATTCCATCACGATCGATGGACGTGCCTTGTCCCATGATCTCAGGATGTATCTGGTGGGCAATGATGCCATTCTGCCCCACACTCAGCCCCATCCATTAACCCTCATTCCAACCGCAGGCTATACATTTTGGTCAAACTTTAGGACACTCATGGATTTCCGATTTGACCTGAGCATCAGCGGGGAGATTCTCCTCAACC includes the following:
- a CDS encoding GxxExxY protein yields the protein MNVGNELTYKIIGCAMKVHRTMGPGFQEVIYQRCLAIELERAGLAFAREQEQPVYYDGIQVGTRRADFVVENKVVVELKAVVQLEDVHLAQAKNYTVAYNFPLGLLINFGNKSLEHKLIFNNRPHQDLQD